Proteins encoded within one genomic window of Panicum virgatum strain AP13 chromosome 1N, P.virgatum_v5, whole genome shotgun sequence:
- the LOC120656303 gene encoding elongation factor Tu, chloroplastic-like — MASLASASTSLLFPQASSSRSRAGLSTSLGFPAQPARLRSRAAAPAGGPRRGRLLVVRAARGKFERTKPHVNIGTIGHVDHGKTTLTAALTMVLASVGGSAPKKYDEIDAAPEERARGITINTATVEYETETRHYAHVDCPGHADYVKNMITGAAQMDGAILVVSGADGPMPQTKEHILLAKQVGVPQIVVFLNKKDMVDDEELLELVELEVRELLSNYEYDGDDVPIVSGSALKALEALMGNPALKRGDDPWVDGIFSLVDSVDSYIPVPQRQTDLPFLLAVEDVFSITGRGTVATGRIERGTVKIGDTVDIVGIRETRNCTVTGVEMFQKTMDDAMAGDNVGLLLRGMQKDDIERGMVLAKPGSITPHTKFEAVVYVLKKEEGGRHSPFFPGYRPQFYMRTTDVTGNVTTIMNDKDEEAKMCMPGDRIKMIVQLIQPVACEQGMRFAIREGGKTVGAGVINKIIE; from the coding sequence atggcctccctcgcctcggcctccacctccctcctcttcccgcaggcctcctcctccaggAGCCGCGCCGGGCTCTCCACCTCCCTGGGCTTCCCCGCGCAGCCGGCGCGGCTCCGgagccgggcggcggcgccggcgggcgggccGAGGCGCGGGCGCCTGCTGGTGGTGCGCGCGGCGAGGGGCAAGTTCGAGCGCACCAAGCCGCACGTCAACATCGGCACCATCGGCCACGTCGACCACGGCAAGACCACCCTCACCGCCGCGCTCACCATGGTGCTCGCCTccgtcggcggcagcgcgccCAAGAAGTACGACGAGATCGACGCCGCCCCCGAGGAGCGCGCCCGCGGGATCACCATCAACACCGCCACCGTCGAGTACGAGACCGAGACCCGCCACTACGCGCACGTCGACTGCCCCGGCCACGCCGACTACGTGAAGAACATGATCACCGGCGCCGCCCAGATGGACGGCGCCATCCTCGTCGTCTCCGGCGCCGACGGGCCCATGCCCCAGACCAAGGAGCACATCCTCCTCGCCAAGCAGGTCGGCGTCCCCCAGATTGTGGTCTTCCTCAACAAGAAGGACATGGTCGACGACGAGGAGCTGCTCGAGCTCGTCGAGCTCGAGGTCCGTGAGCTGCTCAGCAACTACGAGTACGACGGAGACGACGTGCCAATCGTCTCCGGCTCCGCCCTCAAGGCGCTCGAGGCCCTCATGGGCAACCCGGCCCTCAAGCGCGGCGACGACCCCTGGGTGGACGGTATCTTCTCCCTGGTTGATTCCGTGGACTCCTACATCCCAGTCCCCCAGAGGCAGACCGACCTCCCATTCTTGCTCGCTGTTGAGGACGTGTTCTCCATCACTGGCCGTGGTACAGTCGCCACTGGCCGTATCGAGCGTGGCACCGTCAAGATTGGTGACACAGTCGATATTGTCGGAATCCGGGAGACCCGGAACTGCACGGTCACTGGTGTTGAGATGTTCCAGAAGACCATGGATGATGCCATGGCTGGGGACAATGTCGGGCTTCTGCTCCGTGGTATGCAGAAGGACGACATTGAGAGAGGCATGGTGCTGGCTAAGCCCGGTTCTATCACTCCACACACCAAGTTTGAGGCTGTTGTGTATGTGCTTAAGAAGGAGGAGGGTGGCCGGCACTCACCTTTCTTCCCTGGTTACCGCCCACAGTTCTACATGCGGACAACTGACGTGACAGGGAATGTGACAACAATTATGAATGACAAGGATGAGGAGGCGAAGATGTGCATGCCTGGTGACCGTATCAAGATGATTGTGCAGCTCATCCAGCCCGTTGCTTGTGAGCAGGGAATGAGGTTTGCTATCCGTGAGGGTGGTAAGACCGTTGGCGCTGGTGTCATCAACAAAATCATTGAGTAA